The Claveliimonas bilis genome window below encodes:
- a CDS encoding YicC/YloC family endoribonuclease, which yields MIKSMTGFGRCELADGERKFTIEMKGVNHRYLDVNIRMPKKLNFFETAIRNLLKQSVSRGKVDIFITYEDLSEGQAVLKYNETLAKEYLVCLKQMEESFGLENDIRVSTLSRYPEVLTMEEQALDAEEIWNVLKKAMEGALEQFVETRTMEGENLKKDILSKLDGMQKLVAYIEERSPEIVKEYREKLEEKVKELLEDSQIDDGRIAAEVVIFADKICTDEEVVRLKSHISHMQEVLRSEESGIGRKLDFIAQEMNREANTILSKANDLEVSNCGIDLKTEIEKVREQIQNIE from the coding sequence ATGATAAAAAGTATGACAGGCTTTGGCAGGTGCGAACTGGCAGACGGAGAGAGAAAGTTTACAATTGAGATGAAGGGAGTCAATCACCGGTACCTGGATGTAAATATAAGGATGCCGAAAAAGCTTAATTTTTTTGAGACAGCGATCCGTAATCTTCTGAAGCAGTCTGTATCCCGCGGCAAAGTAGATATTTTTATTACTTATGAAGATTTGTCAGAAGGGCAGGCAGTGCTGAAGTACAATGAAACTTTGGCAAAGGAATACCTGGTGTGTCTGAAACAGATGGAAGAAAGTTTCGGGCTGGAAAATGATATCCGGGTCTCTACCTTATCCAGATATCCGGAAGTGCTGACAATGGAAGAGCAGGCGCTGGATGCGGAAGAGATATGGAATGTACTGAAAAAGGCGATGGAAGGTGCTCTGGAACAGTTTGTTGAGACCAGGACAATGGAAGGAGAAAACCTGAAAAAGGACATTTTAAGCAAGCTGGACGGTATGCAGAAGCTTGTGGCTTATATTGAAGAGCGCTCACCGGAGATTGTCAAAGAATACAGAGAAAAGCTGGAAGAAAAAGTGAAGGAGCTTCTGGAAGACAGCCAGATTGACGACGGAAGGATTGCTGCAGAGGTGGTGATATTTGCGGACAAGATCTGCACGGATGAAGAAGTGGTAAGACTGAAAAGCCATATCAGCCACATGCAGGAAGTGCTCCGATCAGAAGAGTCCGGAATCGGAAGAAAGCTGGATTTTATCGCGCAGGAAATGAATCGCGAGGCAAATACGATCCTGTCAAAGGCAAATGATCTGGAAGTTTCCAATTGCGGGATTGACCTGAAAACAGAGATTGAAAAAGTCAGAGAACAGATCCAGAATATTGAATAG
- the gmk gene encoding guanylate kinase — protein MKEGQGILTVISGFSGAGKGTVTRKILEQYDNYALSISATTRDPREGEENGREYFFKTAEEFEKMIAKDELIEYAKYVNNYYGTPKMYVQEQLQKGKDVILEIEIQGALKVKEKYPDTLLLFITPPSAQELKNRLIRRGTEEMDVIEKRMKTAAWEAQFMDQYDYIVINDELQTCVEELHAIIQSEHKKSARNLVFAEKIKEELEKEVKD, from the coding sequence ATGAAGGAAGGCCAGGGTATACTGACAGTCATATCAGGATTTTCCGGGGCAGGAAAAGGAACAGTAACGAGAAAGATACTGGAACAGTATGACAATTATGCGCTTTCGATTTCCGCTACGACGCGTGATCCCAGAGAGGGCGAAGAGAACGGAAGAGAATATTTTTTCAAAACAGCAGAAGAATTTGAAAAAATGATTGCGAAAGATGAACTGATAGAGTATGCTAAGTACGTGAATAATTACTATGGTACACCGAAGATGTATGTGCAGGAACAGCTTCAGAAAGGGAAAGATGTAATTCTGGAAATTGAGATCCAGGGAGCATTGAAGGTAAAGGAAAAATATCCGGACACCCTGCTCCTTTTTATTACACCGCCCAGCGCACAGGAGCTGAAGAACCGACTGATCAGGCGGGGTACGGAAGAAATGGACGTCATTGAAAAGAGAATGAAGACAGCAGCCTGGGAGGCGCAGTTTATGGACCAGTATGATTATATTGTCATCAATGACGAACTCCAGACTTGTGTGGAAGAGCTTCATGCTATTATTCAGAGCGAACATAAGAAGAGTGCTCGGAACCTTGTATTTGCAGAAAAGATAAAAGAAGAGCTGGAAAAAGAAGTGAAGGATTGA
- a CDS encoding ATP-binding protein: MRIHELIIYKNLEQEQILNDMTFLMENYDNEYYNKEDLKSLLFECTGSILELCVDHGFEGNLWHDYLTFLLANDENAYSTSCEIVGETAGSINKVARHDFAIFKELFDYDFTAMEADLGVDCVSMILDYTGSGTHGSVFNSRIRDRICALAKSLGQTKDAEEFKASVTQFYKEFGVGKLGLHKAFRVVHDEEGVHIAPITKIAHVQLDELVGYESAKKKLVDNTEAFVKGRRANNCLLFGDAGTGKSSSIKAILNKYYDQGLRMIEVYKHQFQDLNDVIAQIKNRNYKFIIYMDDLSFEEFEIEYKYLKAVIEGGLERKPDNVLIYATSNRRHLIRESFRDKEERDEELHTNDTVQEKLSLVARFGVTIYFGKPAKKEFQEIVRQLAKRNGIEMDEEQLLLEANRWELNHGGMSGRTAQQFIDYLLGMETQP, from the coding sequence ATGAGGATACATGAGCTGATCATCTATAAAAATCTGGAGCAGGAACAGATTTTAAATGATATGACGTTTCTGATGGAAAATTACGACAATGAGTACTACAACAAAGAGGACTTGAAAAGTCTTCTCTTTGAGTGTACAGGCAGCATACTGGAGCTGTGCGTGGATCATGGGTTTGAGGGGAATCTCTGGCATGATTACCTGACATTTCTCCTGGCCAATGATGAGAATGCCTACAGCACCTCCTGTGAGATTGTGGGGGAGACAGCAGGAAGCATCAACAAGGTGGCCCGCCATGATTTCGCTATCTTCAAGGAACTGTTCGACTACGATTTCACAGCGATGGAGGCAGACCTTGGCGTGGACTGCGTTTCCATGATACTGGATTACACAGGGTCAGGAACCCACGGCAGTGTGTTCAACAGCCGTATCCGAGATCGAATCTGTGCTCTGGCGAAAAGCCTGGGACAGACAAAGGATGCGGAGGAGTTCAAGGCTTCCGTGACCCAGTTCTACAAGGAGTTCGGTGTAGGTAAGCTGGGGCTTCACAAGGCATTCCGGGTGGTCCACGACGAGGAAGGAGTCCATATTGCGCCTATCACAAAGATTGCCCATGTACAGCTTGACGAGCTGGTGGGATACGAGAGCGCCAAGAAAAAACTCGTCGACAATACAGAGGCATTTGTGAAGGGACGCCGGGCCAATAACTGTCTCCTCTTCGGAGACGCAGGAACCGGAAAATCCTCCTCTATCAAGGCCATATTAAATAAATATTACGACCAGGGGCTGCGGATGATCGAGGTATACAAGCACCAGTTCCAGGATCTCAATGACGTTATCGCCCAGATCAAGAATAGAAATTACAAATTTATCATCTATATGGATGATCTTTCTTTTGAAGAGTTTGAGATAGAGTACAAATATCTGAAGGCGGTCATTGAGGGGGGACTGGAGAGAAAGCCGGACAACGTGCTGATCTATGCCACCTCCAACCGGCGCCATTTGATCCGGGAGAGCTTCCGGGACAAGGAAGAGAGAGATGAAGAGCTGCACACAAACGACACGGTGCAGGAGAAACTTTCCCTGGTGGCCAGGTTCGGCGTCACCATCTATTTTGGAAAACCGGCCAAGAAGGAATTTCAGGAGATTGTGCGTCAGTTAGCAAAGAGAAATGGCATAGAGATGGATGAAGAGCAGCTCCTTCTGGAAGCAAATCGCTGGGAGTTGAACCACGGCGGCATGTCCGGGCGGACAGCCCAGCAGTTTATCGACTATCTGCTGGGGATGGAAACGCAGCCCTGA
- the rimO gene encoding 30S ribosomal protein S12 methylthiotransferase RimO: MKVLFISLGCDKNLVDSEVMLGLLAEKGYQMTDDETEAEVIVINTCCFIHDAKEESIQTILEMAEYKKEGTLKALIVTGCLAQRYQQEILDEIPEVDEVLGTTSYPEIVDAIENALKGRAEVRMTDIDALPLVDTARQVTTGGHFAYLKIAEGCDKHCTYCIIPKIRGNYRSVPMERLIKEAEGLAEKGVKELILVAQETTLYGKDLYREKSLHRLLKELCRISGIRWIRILYCYPEEIDDNLIRVMKEEPKICHYVDLPIQHANTDILKRMGRRTSKEQLEEIIGKLRKEIPDIAIRTTLITGFPGETEEQHQELVDFVDEMEFDRLGVFTYSPEEDTPAAEMEGQIPEEVKEDRQAEIMELQQEIAFEQAEDMVGKEVLVMIEGKVADENAYVGRTYKDAPNVDGLIFVNTEEELMSGDFARVKVTGAAEYDLIGELIS, translated from the coding sequence ATGAAGGTACTATTTATATCCCTCGGCTGCGACAAAAACCTGGTAGATTCAGAAGTGATGCTGGGACTGCTGGCGGAAAAGGGATACCAGATGACAGATGATGAGACAGAGGCGGAAGTGATCGTGATCAATACCTGCTGTTTTATTCATGATGCCAAAGAGGAAAGCATTCAGACCATTCTGGAGATGGCGGAATACAAAAAAGAAGGAACGCTGAAAGCTCTGATCGTAACCGGATGTCTGGCCCAGCGTTACCAGCAGGAAATTCTGGATGAAATCCCGGAAGTAGATGAAGTGCTTGGGACCACTTCTTATCCGGAGATCGTGGATGCCATTGAAAACGCCCTGAAGGGGCGGGCAGAGGTGAGGATGACAGATATTGACGCCCTTCCTCTTGTGGATACTGCAAGACAGGTGACAACGGGAGGACATTTTGCTTATCTGAAGATTGCAGAAGGGTGCGACAAGCACTGTACTTACTGCATTATTCCAAAGATCCGCGGGAATTACAGAAGCGTACCTATGGAAAGGTTGATAAAAGAGGCGGAAGGACTTGCAGAAAAAGGGGTAAAAGAGCTGATCTTAGTGGCGCAGGAGACGACTCTTTACGGAAAAGATCTGTACAGGGAAAAATCTCTTCACAGACTTTTGAAGGAACTGTGCCGGATCAGCGGTATCCGGTGGATCCGGATCCTGTACTGCTATCCGGAGGAAATTGACGATAATCTGATTCGGGTGATGAAGGAAGAACCGAAAATCTGCCACTATGTGGATCTTCCGATCCAGCACGCAAATACGGATATCCTGAAGAGAATGGGAAGAAGGACATCCAAAGAACAGCTGGAAGAGATCATCGGGAAGCTGAGAAAAGAAATCCCGGATATCGCAATCCGGACCACACTGATCACCGGTTTTCCGGGAGAAACAGAAGAGCAGCATCAGGAGCTTGTGGACTTTGTAGATGAAATGGAATTTGACCGCCTCGGTGTGTTTACCTATTCACCGGAGGAGGATACTCCGGCGGCAGAAATGGAAGGACAGATTCCTGAAGAGGTGAAGGAAGACCGCCAGGCAGAGATTATGGAGCTCCAGCAGGAGATTGCCTTTGAACAGGCAGAGGATATGGTAGGAAAAGAAGTTCTTGTTATGATCGAAGGTAAGGTTGCGGATGAAAATGCTTATGTGGGACGGACATACAAAGACGCCCCCAATGTGGATGGCCTGATCTTTGTCAATACAGAAGAAGAGCTTATGTCCGGAGATTTCGCCAGAGTCAAAGTGACAGGGGCGGCAGAATACGATTTGATAGGAGAGTTGATATCATGA
- the pyrB gene encoding aspartate carbamoyltransferase, with protein MRHLMSPLDFSVEELEQLLDLASDIEANPQKYAHACAGKKLATLFYEPSTRTRLSHEAAMLNLGGSIMGFSSADSSSAAKGESVSDTIRTISCYADICAMRHPKEGAPMVACQHSSIPVINAGDGGHQHPTQTLTDLMTIRSLKGHLDNMTIGLCGDLKFGRTVHSLIHALVRYPGIRFILISPEELRLPGYIRHDVLDKNEVPYEEVVRLEDALPKLDLLYMTRVQKERFFNEEDYVRMKDFYILDAAKMKLAPEDMYVLHPLPRVNEISTEVDKDPRAAYFKQMQYGVYVRMALILTLLEIEV; from the coding sequence ATGAGACATTTAATGAGTCCACTGGATTTTTCCGTGGAAGAGCTGGAGCAGCTTCTGGATCTTGCTTCTGATATTGAAGCAAATCCCCAGAAATATGCACATGCCTGTGCAGGAAAGAAGCTGGCTACTTTATTCTATGAGCCGAGTACTCGGACAAGATTGAGCCACGAAGCTGCCATGCTGAATCTGGGAGGAAGTATCATGGGATTTTCTTCCGCTGATTCCAGTTCTGCTGCAAAAGGTGAAAGTGTATCTGACACAATCCGTACCATTTCCTGTTACGCTGACATTTGTGCCATGCGTCATCCGAAGGAGGGCGCTCCCATGGTTGCATGCCAGCACTCTTCCATCCCTGTTATTAATGCCGGAGACGGAGGGCATCAGCATCCGACTCAGACATTGACAGATCTTATGACAATCCGTTCCCTGAAAGGGCACCTTGACAATATGACAATTGGTCTGTGCGGCGACTTGAAATTCGGCCGTACCGTACATTCCCTTATTCACGCTCTTGTTCGTTATCCGGGCATCCGTTTTATTTTAATCTCGCCGGAAGAATTGAGACTTCCCGGATATATCCGCCATGATGTTCTGGATAAAAACGAAGTTCCTTATGAAGAGGTAGTACGCCTGGAGGACGCCCTTCCAAAACTGGACCTTCTGTATATGACCCGCGTACAGAAGGAACGTTTCTTCAATGAAGAAGACTATGTGCGCATGAAGGATTTCTATATCCTGGATGCTGCAAAAATGAAACTTGCCCCCGAAGATATGTATGTTCTTCATCCGCTTCCCAGAGTAAACGAGATTTCCACAGAAGTGGACAAGGATCCAAGGGCCGCTTATTTCAAACAGATGCAGTACGGCGTCTATGTTCGTATGGCTCTTATATTGACTCTGCTGGAAATAGAAGTATAG
- the pheA gene encoding prephenate dehydratase: MQQLEELREDLAGIDSQIAELYKKRVAVCEKIGDIKIDAGQKVFDKKREKEQLSRITKGIDDEFMKLGLTELFEQLMSQSRKMQYQMLTKKGALGRLPFIGVDKLDWEQSRIVFQGTDGAYSQAAMHAYFGKNVNSFHVQTFRDAMEAIEEGSADFAVLPIENSSAGVVSETYDLLVEFENYIVGEIVLPIEHALAGVEGTTLETIQRVYSHPQALMQSAKYLDEQRGWQQIGVANTAVAAKKILNENDVTQAAICSEHAAEIYGLKILDRKINYNDNNSTRFIIVTNQKIFLKDAKKISICFEVDHSSGSLYHLLAHFTYNNLNMTKIESRPVEGRTWEYRFFVDFDGNMGEGAVKNAIRGLREESRTLKILGNY; the protein is encoded by the coding sequence ATGCAGCAGTTGGAAGAATTGAGAGAGGATCTGGCCGGAATCGACAGCCAGATTGCGGAACTGTATAAAAAGAGAGTAGCGGTCTGTGAGAAGATCGGAGATATAAAAATTGACGCCGGACAGAAAGTATTTGATAAAAAAAGAGAAAAAGAGCAGTTGAGCAGGATTACAAAAGGGATTGATGATGAATTTATGAAGCTTGGGCTGACTGAGCTTTTTGAGCAGCTGATGTCCCAGAGTCGGAAGATGCAGTATCAGATGCTGACAAAAAAAGGTGCCCTTGGGCGTCTTCCTTTTATTGGAGTAGACAAACTGGACTGGGAACAGTCAAGGATCGTTTTCCAGGGGACAGACGGAGCTTATTCCCAGGCTGCTATGCATGCCTATTTTGGAAAGAATGTCAATAGCTTTCATGTGCAGACTTTCAGGGATGCAATGGAAGCAATCGAAGAGGGGTCGGCTGATTTTGCGGTTCTGCCCATCGAGAATTCCTCCGCCGGAGTGGTAAGTGAGACTTACGATCTTCTGGTTGAATTTGAAAATTATATTGTAGGGGAAATCGTCCTGCCTATTGAACATGCCCTGGCCGGGGTAGAGGGGACAACACTGGAAACGATCCAGCGTGTGTATTCTCATCCACAGGCATTGATGCAAAGCGCAAAATATCTGGACGAGCAGAGAGGATGGCAGCAGATTGGTGTGGCCAATACAGCTGTTGCAGCGAAAAAGATCCTAAATGAAAATGATGTGACCCAGGCTGCTATCTGCAGCGAACATGCGGCGGAAATTTACGGGCTGAAAATACTGGACCGCAAAATCAATTATAATGATAACAATTCTACCCGGTTCATTATTGTGACGAACCAGAAGATTTTTCTGAAAGATGCCAAAAAGATCAGCATTTGCTTTGAAGTAGACCATTCCAGCGGTTCCCTTTACCACCTGCTGGCCCATTTTACTTACAATAACCTGAATATGACAAAGATAGAATCCCGCCCGGTAGAGGGGAGAACATGGGAGTACCGCTTCTTCGTGGATTTTGACGGGAACATGGGAGAAGGGGCTGTGAAAAACGCTATCCGGGGACTCAGAGAAGAATCAAGAACTTTGAAAATTCTAGGAAACTATTGA
- the rpoZ gene encoding DNA-directed RNA polymerase subunit omega, translating into MLHPSYTDLMKVVNKEVEEGETKVVNSRYSIVMATAKRARQLIDGDIPLVKTKNGEKPLSIAIDELNSGKIKIIAEDTEE; encoded by the coding sequence ATGCTGCATCCATCTTATACGGATTTAATGAAAGTGGTAAATAAAGAGGTAGAAGAAGGAGAGACAAAAGTAGTCAACAGCCGTTATTCTATCGTAATGGCTACAGCAAAAAGGGCAAGGCAGCTGATTGACGGCGATATCCCTCTTGTAAAAACCAAGAACGGCGAGAAGCCGCTTTCCATTGCAATTGATGAGCTGAACAGCGGAAAGATCAAGATTATCGCAGAGGATACAGAAGAATAA
- a CDS encoding MBL fold metallo-hydrolase → MQDMKITYIGHSGFAVRWDGHAAVFDYFQGEVPEFEKDTKIYVFASHAHYDHFQPCIFEWASKYPDITYILSSDIKYRIPEEISAEQVYYMKPGRRLELEEDCPVAVRTLKSTDEGVAFLIRIGERIIYHAGDLNWWHWEEESPRYNKLMMQSYQREIEKLEGRHIDVAFVPADPRQGEQYYWGLDWFMKHTDTANVFPMHNGQEHEVYERLMVQPETESYREHIMHITGKNQIFEVAFPENGTARTE, encoded by the coding sequence ATGCAGGATATGAAAATTACGTATATCGGACATAGCGGATTTGCAGTCAGATGGGATGGACATGCAGCTGTGTTTGACTATTTTCAGGGAGAAGTGCCCGAGTTTGAGAAAGACACGAAAATCTATGTTTTTGCCAGTCATGCACACTACGATCATTTTCAGCCGTGTATTTTCGAATGGGCGTCAAAATATCCTGATATCACCTACATTTTATCCAGCGATATCAAATACAGGATTCCGGAAGAGATTTCAGCAGAGCAGGTGTATTATATGAAACCGGGCCGGCGTCTGGAGTTGGAAGAGGATTGTCCGGTGGCAGTGCGTACTCTGAAATCAACAGATGAGGGAGTGGCATTTTTGATCCGGATCGGCGAGAGAATTATCTATCATGCAGGTGACCTGAACTGGTGGCATTGGGAGGAGGAATCCCCAAGATACAATAAACTGATGATGCAGAGCTATCAAAGAGAGATTGAAAAGCTGGAGGGGCGTCATATTGATGTGGCTTTCGTTCCGGCAGATCCAAGACAGGGAGAACAGTATTATTGGGGACTTGACTGGTTTATGAAACATACGGATACAGCCAATGTATTTCCTATGCATAACGGGCAGGAACATGAGGTTTATGAAAGGCTGATGGTACAGCCGGAAACGGAAAGCTACCGGGAACACATTATGCATATTACCGGGAAAAACCAGATATTTGAAGTGGCGTTCCCGGAAAATGGGACTGCCCGGACAGAATAG
- the rnhA gene encoding ribonuclease HI, with translation MQVKIYTDGAARGNPDGPGGYGAVLEYVDTKGQLHTKELSQGYKKTTNNRMELMAVIAALEALNRPCSIELYSDSKYVVDAFNQNWIGGWLKKGWKRGKNEPVKNVDLWKRLLKAKEPHQVQFIWVKGHDGHPQNERCDTLATSAADGDNLIEDTGLEV, from the coding sequence ATGCAGGTAAAGATATATACAGATGGAGCGGCCAGAGGGAATCCGGACGGGCCGGGAGGCTACGGGGCAGTCCTGGAATATGTAGATACGAAGGGACAGCTTCATACAAAGGAACTTTCCCAAGGATATAAGAAAACGACAAATAACCGGATGGAACTGATGGCAGTGATTGCAGCGCTGGAAGCACTGAACCGGCCCTGCAGCATTGAGCTTTACTCAGACTCCAAATATGTGGTGGATGCTTTCAATCAGAACTGGATCGGCGGATGGCTGAAAAAAGGCTGGAAAAGGGGAAAGAATGAGCCGGTAAAAAATGTGGATCTCTGGAAGCGGCTCCTGAAGGCAAAAGAACCTCATCAGGTACAGTTTATCTGGGTAAAAGGACATGACGGACATCCGCAGAATGAAAGGTGCGATACTTTGGCCACATCGGCAGCAGATGGAGACAATCTGATCGAAGATACCGGGCTTGAAGTATAA
- a CDS encoding Rqc2 family fibronectin-binding protein produces the protein MAFDGITIAALAQELNDTLAGGRIAKIAQPENDELLLTIKTPGGQKKLCISASASLPLIYLTDDNKPSPMTAPGFCMLLRKHIGNGRILSVRQPSLERVLFFDIEHLDEMGDLCRKTLVAEIMGKHSNIIFCDDKSRIIDSIKHVSAQMSSVREVLPGREYFIPETTKKEDPLHADRELFIQTLSSSSFPLSKALYTGFTGISPVVAEEICYLSGLESRMTARDMTEEMLLHLYKQFSYYMEQISSLEFSPAIYYDKNEPKEFSALPLTHFSNYRKESFDSISRVIRTFYSSRETLTRIRQKSADLRHVVQTALERNRKKYELQAKQLKDTENREQYKVYGELLHTYGYSLEPGAKSLTALNYYTNEEITIPLDEHLTPSENAQRFFSRYNKQKRTFEALTERIKETLDDIHYLESISTSLDIASAEEDLTQIKEELTEAGYIRRRYSKQKVRITSKPFHYISSDGFHMYVGKNNLQNEELTFHFASGNDWWFHAKKVPGSHVIVKSNGEELPDRTFEEAGRLAAYYSKSRGAEKSEIDYIEKKHVKKPAGGRPGFVIYHTNYSLIIDSDISGIEEVKE, from the coding sequence ATGGCTTTTGACGGAATTACCATTGCCGCATTGGCACAGGAATTAAATGATACATTAGCAGGAGGCCGGATCGCTAAAATCGCGCAGCCGGAAAATGACGAACTCCTCCTTACCATAAAGACGCCGGGAGGACAAAAAAAGCTCTGTATTTCTGCCAGCGCTTCTCTGCCTCTTATTTATCTGACAGACGACAACAAACCAAGCCCTATGACCGCTCCCGGCTTTTGCATGCTTCTTCGCAAACATATCGGGAACGGCAGGATCCTTTCCGTCCGTCAGCCCTCTTTGGAGCGTGTTCTCTTTTTTGATATCGAACATCTGGATGAAATGGGTGATCTATGCCGAAAGACCCTTGTCGCTGAAATCATGGGAAAACACAGTAATATTATTTTCTGCGATGATAAAAGCCGGATCATTGACAGTATTAAACACGTTTCCGCACAGATGAGTTCTGTCCGTGAAGTTCTTCCCGGCAGAGAATACTTTATTCCGGAAACCACAAAAAAGGAGGATCCCCTCCATGCAGATCGGGAACTTTTCATACAGACCCTTTCTTCCTCTTCCTTTCCTTTATCCAAGGCCCTTTACACAGGATTTACCGGAATCAGCCCTGTGGTCGCGGAAGAGATCTGTTATCTGTCCGGTCTGGAGTCCCGAATGACTGCCAGGGATATGACAGAGGAAATGTTGCTTCATCTATATAAGCAGTTTTCCTATTATATGGAGCAGATTTCTTCTCTTGAGTTTTCTCCCGCCATATATTACGACAAAAATGAGCCGAAAGAGTTTTCTGCTCTGCCTCTGACTCATTTTTCCAACTACAGGAAGGAATCTTTTGACTCCATCTCCAGGGTGATCCGCACCTTCTATTCCTCCCGGGAGACCTTGACAAGGATCCGCCAGAAGTCTGCAGATCTTAGACACGTTGTCCAGACTGCTCTGGAACGGAACCGTAAAAAGTATGAGCTGCAGGCAAAACAGCTCAAGGATACAGAAAACAGAGAACAATATAAAGTATACGGTGAGCTTCTCCACACTTACGGCTACAGTTTGGAACCAGGGGCGAAATCTCTCACTGCTCTCAATTATTATACTAATGAAGAAATTACCATCCCGCTGGATGAACACCTTACTCCATCCGAAAATGCACAGCGTTTCTTTTCCAGATACAATAAGCAGAAACGAACGTTTGAAGCGCTGACCGAACGAATCAAGGAAACCCTGGATGATATCCATTATCTGGAGTCCATAAGCACCTCCCTCGATATTGCTTCCGCCGAAGAAGACCTTACACAGATCAAGGAAGAGCTGACTGAAGCAGGATATATCCGCCGCCGTTATTCCAAACAGAAAGTCCGCATTACCAGCAAGCCTTTCCACTATATTTCCAGCGATGGCTTCCACATGTATGTAGGAAAGAATAATCTGCAGAATGAAGAGCTTACTTTTCATTTTGCTTCCGGAAACGACTGGTGGTTCCATGCCAAAAAAGTTCCCGGATCCCATGTCATTGTCAAGTCAAATGGAGAGGAGCTTCCTGACCGCACTTTCGAAGAGGCCGGACGACTGGCTGCTTACTACTCCAAAAGCCGCGGAGCTGAAAAGTCAGAAATTGATTATATTGAAAAAAAACATGTAAAAAAACCGGCAGGCGGACGGCCGGGATTTGTCATTTATCATACGAATTATTCTCTTATCATAGATTCCGATATCAGCGGAATTGAAGAGGTAAAAGAATAA
- a CDS encoding flavodoxin family protein, with protein MKNIVVITGSPRKGGNSDKMANAFIKGAASQGHKLAKIAAADMNIHGCHACDACYSTEKPCIFHDDFNQIAGAILEADVIVLATPMYWFSFSAQIKALIDRWYSLNRSQEGLKGRKECVLLACGADDREHFEGLERTYEIMAEYLQWKDAGRVIAPGVSAVGDIENTDALEMAEALGRKI; from the coding sequence ATGAAGAATATTGTTGTGATTACGGGAAGCCCGAGAAAGGGCGGAAATAGCGATAAAATGGCAAATGCTTTTATCAAGGGGGCGGCAAGCCAGGGACACAAACTGGCTAAGATTGCAGCGGCTGATATGAATATCCATGGCTGCCATGCGTGCGATGCCTGTTATTCAACAGAAAAGCCCTGTATTTTCCATGATGATTTTAATCAGATTGCGGGGGCGATCCTGGAAGCGGATGTGATTGTTCTTGCTACGCCTATGTACTGGTTTTCTTTTTCCGCGCAGATAAAAGCCCTGATTGACAGATGGTATTCTCTGAATCGGAGCCAGGAAGGATTAAAAGGCAGAAAGGAATGTGTTCTTCTGGCCTGCGGAGCAGATGACAGAGAACATTTTGAAGGGTTGGAGAGGACATATGAAATCATGGCGGAATATCTGCAGTGGAAGGACGCGGGAAGAGTGATCGCACCAGGCGTCAGTGCAGTGGGAGATATTGAAAACACCGATGCTCTGGAAATGGCGGAAGCGCTTGGCAGAAAGATTTGA
- a CDS encoding aspartate carbamoyltransferase regulatory subunit, whose protein sequence is MVKNTLNVGRISEGFVLDHIQAGRSMEIYKYLHLDQLDCCVAIIKNAKSSKKGKKDIIKIECPIDFIDLDILGFIDHNITINIIKDEEIVEKKRLHLPKKITNVIRCKNPRCITSIEQELDHVFVLTDPEKEIYRCMYCEEKYEGRSRHRG, encoded by the coding sequence ATGGTAAAAAATACTTTAAATGTAGGACGGATTTCGGAAGGTTTTGTGCTGGATCACATTCAGGCCGGACGGAGTATGGAAATTTATAAATATCTTCATCTGGATCAGCTGGATTGCTGTGTAGCTATCATTAAGAATGCCAAAAGCAGTAAAAAGGGAAAAAAAGATATCATTAAAATTGAATGTCCCATCGACTTTATTGACCTTGATATTCTCGGTTTCATCGATCACAATATTACCATCAACATTATTAAAGACGAAGAAATTGTAGAGAAAAAGCGGCTTCACCTGCCGAAAAAGATCACAAATGTAATCCGCTGCAAGAATCCCCGCTGTATTACTTCTATTGAACAGGAGCTGGATCATGTATTTGTTCTGACAGACCCTGAAAAGGAGATTTACCGCTGCATGTACTGCGAAGAAAAATACGAGGGACGTTCCCGGCACCGCGGATAA